The genomic stretch AAAAAATACAATTAAACGGATTAATATACTTATATAATGAAATAATAGATATATAACGAAATAGAGTTACAGTAAATTAATAGAGTTATAATGAATTAATACACTTATTAATACACTTATAAAATATAATACTAAAATTATAAATATACTAGTAAAATTATAAATATATTAATAAAATTATATAGATAATAATAAGACTATGAATATAATAGTAATAATATTATAAAGATAATAATAGTTCTACAAATATAATAATAATGATATAAAGATAATATCAATCCTATAACTATGATAATAGTACTATAAAGATAATAATAATCATAAATGATAATAATAAAAATATAACAAATAATGGCACTACATAAATTGTATAAGAGAATTTTACTAAATAATTTAGATTCAAATTAGTCTAAATACATAATAACAAGCGTTATCATTAAGGATGTAATTTTAAAGTAACTTTAGTAAGGTTAAGCCCTTTAGCACAAACATGCTCCTTTTTTCCTAAATTTTTAAGAATAATACATTTATCCCCATCATTTAAACCATCAGGGAAGCATAAATCATAATAAATACAATTGATATCACAATCAGGAGACTCAAAAGAAATATTCGATCCTTCGAAAACCTTTTTAGAGTCAACAAGAGCGTTTATATCTGCTAATTCTACTTCAACAACACTTACAATTCCAGAATCATGAATTGGACACTTTTGAGTAATATCCTTCACCTTAGTAATGGTATATTTCCTTCCTTTTTCTAATGAATCAACACAGGACGCCTTAAACCTACAACTTTCACATTCTTTTACCTGACCTTCAAATATAAAAGATAGTCCAACTTCTGCTAAATCCTCTCCAATCAAAGTTATCATTTAAATCACTCCTGTTTTTATAGCTAATTTTTTAGCTGCATCTCTTGAAAGTCCTCTATCTCCTAATATTGTATAACGCTCAGGCCTTATCTTATGTGCCATAATAAGAGCTTCAATAATATCATCAGGATCAATTCCTAATTCATATGCATTAGTTGGTGCATTCATATCATGTAATGCATTTTTTATAACTTCCCAGTCCCCACCATGAAGACTCATCATCATTATAGTTCCAACACCACATTGCTCACCATGAAGAGCAGGTTTTTTAGCTATTTTATCTAATGCATGACTAAATTTATGTTCAGATCCACTTGCAGGTCTACTTGATCCAGCTATGCTAATTGCCATCCCACTACTAAATAAAGATTTCACTACTAGCCTAGCACTTTCTTCTAAACCTTTTTTTATAGATTTTGATGACTTCATTATTAATTTTGCAGTCATAAGAGAAAGAGCAGCTGCAGATTCACTATAAGAATCATTTTGAAGCCTGTTAGCTAATTGCCAATCTTTAATAGCTGTATAGTTGGAAACAATATCTGCACAACCTGCAGAAAGAAGACGAAAAGGAGCATTACGAATTATATTAGTATCAGCTATGACACCAATAGGAGCTTGAGCAGTCATAGAAACAGAACCTTTATTATTTTTAATCGATGCTAAAGGAGAAGCAATCCCATCGTGAGAAGCAGCAGTAGGTACAGAAACAAAATAAATGCCTGCATTAGTAGCTGCCATTTTTGCTACATCAATAACTTTACCTCCTCCCACACCAACAATGAGAGAAATATTGTTAAGTTTATCTTCTATTTTTTCTACTGTCTTAGAAGTAGCATCATTGATCTTAGAAAGGTCAACAGCAAAGTCTTCATCCTCAAGACTCTCAATAGCTTTATCAGCCCCAATTTTAAGAGTGTTTGGTCCTGTAACAACAAGAACATCATCATAAAATCTTAAATCTTTACATATACTTCCAGTATTATCAATAACATCAGCACCTATATGAACTTCCCTAGGCATCTGAATTTTTTTGGAATCCATAATTATCTCCTATAATAATATAATATATATTTGCTTCCACTAATAAAATAAGTTTTGATTTTTTAGTAAAAATAATAAATTAAATAGAAAATAATTAAAAATATAACTAGAAATATGTATGAATATAATTATGAATATATCTTGAAATATAACTTAAATATAATTGTAATATTACTTGAAATATAATTAGGAATATAATTATAAATATAATTAGAAATATGTATGAATATGATATGAATATACTTTGAAATATAATTAAAAGTATAATTAAAATATAGTTAGAAATATAATTATATATTAATAAAATAATATGAATATTATAACTATCAGATAAAATATTTAGAATTTATTTGTATATAGTATTAAAATGATACTAATTGATATTATTGATATTTAATTGGATAAGTTAATAATTTTTATGAATACTGTTTTATATTGAATAATGCTGTTTTATATTAAATATTATTTTATACTATGATCTCAATTATATATTATAGTATCCTATTTAACTATTAACTATTCAAATTATTATCAATTTAACTAATAATTAATCAATAATCAACTAACAATAAAACTAATATTAAACTAATATTAAAAATTAATGTTAAATTAATAATGAATTAATAATAAATTAATATTAGACTAATATTAGGCTAATTTTGAAATTAATATCTATTATTTAAAATAAAAATTATATTTTCTTTAAAGAAACTAAAAAATTAAAAAGAAAATAAATATAAAGATAAATGTTAAAAAACCAATGAAAATAATTATTACTAATATTCAGGTGATTAAATGGAAAATTTCAGCCAATGGTATCATAATATCTTAGAAGAAGCATCAATAATTGACTCAAGATATCCAATAAAAGGAATGAGTGTATGGTTACCTAAAGGATTTAAATTAAGAAAACATATTATTGAACCTCTTAAAAAACTATTAGATAAAGATCATGAAGAAGTATTATTCCCACTACTTGTACCTGAAGATGAATTAGCAAAAGAAGGAATACATGTAAAAGGATTTGAAGATGAAGTTTACTGGGTAACACACGGAGGGCAAAAAGAATTAAATAAAAAATTAGCTATACGCCCAACAAGTGAAACAGCAATGTATCCTATGTTTTCTCTTTGGGTAAGATCTCATATTGACCTTCCAATGAAATTTTATCAAGTTGTTAATACATTTAGATATGAAACAAAACATACAAGACCACTTATAAGAGTAAGAGAAATAACAACATTTAAAGAAGCACATACTGTTCATGCAACCAAAGAAGGAGCTGATGAACAAGTGAAAGAAGCTATTAAAATTTATAAAGAATTTTTTGATACTCTTGCTATTCCTTATCTTTTAAGTAAAAGACCAATATGGGACAAATTCCCTGGTGCTGATTATACAATGGCTTTTGATACATTAATGCCTGATGGAAAGACATTACAGATTGGAACAGTCCATAATTTAGGTCAAACATTTGCAAAAACATTTGATATTACCTATGAAACAGCTGAAAGTACACATGATTATGTTTATCAAACATGCTATGGTCTTTCTGATAGAGTAATAGCCTCTGTAATTGGTATACATGGTGATGAAAAAGGACTAAGACTTCCACCACAGATTGCACCTAACCAAGTTACAATAATCCCTATCATATTTAAAAAAGGAGGGGAGGAAGTTTTAAACAAATGTGAAGAAATAAAATCTTCCCTTGAGTCTAGTAACATAAGGACAAGTATGGATAATAGAGATATTCGTCCAGGTAAAAAGTTTTATGAATGGGAATTAAATGGATCACCAATAAGAATAGAACTTGGACCAAGAGACCTTGAAAATAATAAAGCAGTGATTGTTAGAAGAGATAATCTTGAAAAAATTGAAATTGACTTAGAATCCGATTATGTTTCAAAAATTGAAGAAATATTTCAAGAAATATCTGAAAACATGAAAAATCAAGTTTGGGAAAAAATGAATGATTCTATTATTTCAACAGAAAGCTTAAATAATGTAAATGAGTTAATTAAAGATGAAAAAGTTGTTTCATTTACATGGTGTGGAGATGAAGAATGTGGAAAAGTAATAGAGGAAATAACTGAAATTGATATACTTGGAACTCAATCAGAAGATAGTGATTATTGTAAAGATATTGATGGTTCAAAATGTGTCCATTGTGGTAAAGAAGGCAAATATACTGCTTTAATGGCTAAAACTTATTAAAATAATAAAGAATACTTGAAATTATAAAAATAAAATTAATAATAATATTAAGAATACTAGTAATAAAATTACTAATAGCTCTATTAATAATACTATTAATAAGATTGTTAATAAGATTGTTAATAATATTATTTATAAGGTCAATAATATTGATAATAATATTAATAATAACATTAGCAATAATCATATTAATAATAAAAAAATCAATAAGACTAATAAAGAGTAGGTAAAATGGATGAAATATATGCTATCATACCAGTATCAAGATTTTCAAATGCAAAAACAAGATTATCTCCTTTTTTAGAGTTAAAAGAAAGGGAAAAACTTCTTAAAGCTATGCTTAAGGATGTGACAAAAACATTAAAACCAGTAGTTGATGAAATAATTATAATAAGTGCAGATAAAGAAGTATTAGAATATGCAAACAAACTTGAAGTTCTAACCTTAGTAGAAAATGAAGGATTAAACTTAAATACTGCAATTTCTCAAGCTATGGACTGGTGTAGGCATAAAACCAAAAAAGTATTTATTGTTCCATCAGACATCCCTCTCATTTCTAAAACAAACATTGATGCATTAATTGAATCAGCGAAAGCTCTTGATTTCGTGATAGTTCCTTCTAAAGGAGGAGGAACAAACGGTCTTATAATAAAACCATTATCTATTGATATGAAATTTGGAGAATTTAGCTTTAAAAATCATATTAAAGAAGCAAATAAAAATGGATTTGACCCTGTAATATATGATTCATTTTATATGTCTCTTGATGTAAATATAGCAGAAGATCTTGGAGAAATAATGATTCATGGTTCAGGATGTGAAACACAAGGCTATTTAAAAGATTTGAAAATAGGTGTTGAATCTATTCATGGTGCAGAAAGACTAAAAATTACAAGACCTGATTAAATAACTAAATTTGATTAAATAATTAAAATCTAATCAAATAGCTAAACACTAATTAAATGATTAAACCTTAATTAAATAGTTAATCCCTAATTAAATAATTAAACCTTAATTAAATAATTAATCCCTAATTAAATGAATAAACCTTAATTAAATAATTAAACTTTAATTAAATAACTAAAATAAAAATTAAAAAATCTAAAAAAGATGATTAAATGATGGGAATTTCAATAGCAGGACTAGATCCATCAGGAGGAGCAGGAATAATAGCAGATATGAAAACATTTCAAGCTCTTGATATTCATGGAACCTCAGTTATAACAGCATTAACTTCGCAAAATCCAAATAAAGTCTTTTCATTAATGCCAGTAGATACAGAATACATCAAAGAACAATTCGACTCAATATTTGATGGTTACGGAGAATATATTAATTATGGGAAAACAGGAATGTTATATTCTCCAGAAATAATAAAAACTGTAGCTAAGAAAATTAAAGAGTATGATATTAACATTGTAGTCGATCCAGTGATGATTGCAAGTGCTGGAGGACCTCTTTTAAAAGATGAAAAAGAAATAAAAAAATCAAAAGAAATAATCGCAAATGCTCTCAAGAAATACCTTCTTCCAAAGTCTATAATTACAACACCAAACATTGCTGAAGCAGAAATCCTAGCAGGAATGAAGATAGATAATCCTGATGATGCTAAAAAAGCAGCTTATAAAATTGGAAAGATTTCTAATGTTATAATAACAGGAGGGCATCTAAATGGAATCAATACTATTTTTAACAAATCCAATAATGAATTAAAAACCATTAAAAAAGTTCTTATTGAAACAAAAAATACTCATGGTAGTGGATGCACATTTTCAGCTGCTTTAACAAGTTATTTAATAAAAGAAAATAATTTAAATATAACTGATTTAAATATAACTGATTTAGATATAACTAATTTGAATATAACTAATTTAAATACGAATAATTTGAGTATATCCATTGAAAAATCTTTAGATTTTACAGAAATAGCTATAAAAAATGGTGAATATGGAACATTAAAACAAGCAAGGTGTTTTAATCATGAAAAATTTTAAAAATAGTTAATATTTTACAAAGAATATATTTACATTCTATAGACAATATACTATTTTTAAAATATAATACTAAAATAAAATAAATCCTCCTTCAATTATAATAATAGATGCTAAATATAATATAAGGTAGGTAAATA from Methanobrevibacter arboriphilus JCM 13429 = DSM 1125 encodes the following:
- a CDS encoding UPF0179 family protein is translated as MITLIGEDLAEVGLSFIFEGQVKECESCRFKASCVDSLEKGRKYTITKVKDITQKCPIHDSGIVSVVEVELADINALVDSKKVFEGSNISFESPDCDINCIYYDLCFPDGLNDGDKCIILKNLGKKEHVCAKGLNLTKVTLKLHP
- the thiD gene encoding bifunctional hydroxymethylpyrimidine kinase/phosphomethylpyrimidine kinase, with amino-acid sequence MMGISIAGLDPSGGAGIIADMKTFQALDIHGTSVITALTSQNPNKVFSLMPVDTEYIKEQFDSIFDGYGEYINYGKTGMLYSPEIIKTVAKKIKEYDINIVVDPVMIASAGGPLLKDEKEIKKSKEIIANALKKYLLPKSIITTPNIAEAEILAGMKIDNPDDAKKAAYKIGKISNVIITGGHLNGINTIFNKSNNELKTIKKVLIETKNTHGSGCTFSAALTSYLIKENNLNITDLNITDLDITNLNITNLNTNNLSISIEKSLDFTEIAIKNGEYGTLKQARCFNHEKF
- a CDS encoding NAD(P)-dependent glycerol-1-phosphate dehydrogenase translates to MDSKKIQMPREVHIGADVIDNTGSICKDLRFYDDVLVVTGPNTLKIGADKAIESLEDEDFAVDLSKINDATSKTVEKIEDKLNNISLIVGVGGGKVIDVAKMAATNAGIYFVSVPTAASHDGIASPLASIKNNKGSVSMTAQAPIGVIADTNIIRNAPFRLLSAGCADIVSNYTAIKDWQLANRLQNDSYSESAAALSLMTAKLIMKSSKSIKKGLEESARLVVKSLFSSGMAISIAGSSRPASGSEHKFSHALDKIAKKPALHGEQCGVGTIMMMSLHGGDWEVIKNALHDMNAPTNAYELGIDPDDIIEALIMAHKIRPERYTILGDRGLSRDAAKKLAIKTGVI
- the proS gene encoding proline--tRNA ligase, whose translation is MENFSQWYHNILEEASIIDSRYPIKGMSVWLPKGFKLRKHIIEPLKKLLDKDHEEVLFPLLVPEDELAKEGIHVKGFEDEVYWVTHGGQKELNKKLAIRPTSETAMYPMFSLWVRSHIDLPMKFYQVVNTFRYETKHTRPLIRVREITTFKEAHTVHATKEGADEQVKEAIKIYKEFFDTLAIPYLLSKRPIWDKFPGADYTMAFDTLMPDGKTLQIGTVHNLGQTFAKTFDITYETAESTHDYVYQTCYGLSDRVIASVIGIHGDEKGLRLPPQIAPNQVTIIPIIFKKGGEEVLNKCEEIKSSLESSNIRTSMDNRDIRPGKKFYEWELNGSPIRIELGPRDLENNKAVIVRRDNLEKIEIDLESDYVSKIEEIFQEISENMKNQVWEKMNDSIISTESLNNVNELIKDEKVVSFTWCGDEECGKVIEEITEIDILGTQSEDSDYCKDIDGSKCVHCGKEGKYTALMAKTY
- the cofC gene encoding 2-phospho-L-lactate guanylyltransferase, encoding MDEIYAIIPVSRFSNAKTRLSPFLELKEREKLLKAMLKDVTKTLKPVVDEIIIISADKEVLEYANKLEVLTLVENEGLNLNTAISQAMDWCRHKTKKVFIVPSDIPLISKTNIDALIESAKALDFVIVPSKGGGTNGLIIKPLSIDMKFGEFSFKNHIKEANKNGFDPVIYDSFYMSLDVNIAEDLGEIMIHGSGCETQGYLKDLKIGVESIHGAERLKITRPD